From Bacillus sp. FSL K6-3431, the proteins below share one genomic window:
- a CDS encoding alkaline phosphatase family protein produces the protein MVNKIERVFVIGLDGAGNFIKDTDTPNIHKILNKGVLTYSAQASFPTISAECWGSVLHGVLPEKHGLNNDLIATRTYPEDSPYPSFFKSVKDVWPDSKLASFSEWEPINHGIIEQSTQHQSVSKPDGELADVAANYIHEHPDLKLMFVEFSTPDAAGHEHGYGTGSYLESITETDGYVGVLIDAIQNAGLLQSSLIIITSDHGGGGDQLYSHGSNHPQDMTVFWGCHGPGINQEAQLDEGFRNMDTAAIVLHAFGLEIPKQYDAKLPSGLFFE, from the coding sequence ATGGTTAATAAAATAGAACGAGTATTTGTTATCGGCCTGGACGGTGCCGGTAATTTTATCAAAGATACGGATACGCCGAATATTCATAAAATATTGAACAAAGGAGTTCTTACCTATTCAGCACAAGCTTCATTTCCTACAATTAGTGCGGAATGCTGGGGTTCAGTCTTACATGGCGTATTGCCAGAAAAGCATGGGCTAAATAATGATCTAATTGCGACAAGGACCTACCCAGAGGATTCGCCATATCCTTCTTTTTTTAAGAGTGTGAAGGATGTATGGCCAGATAGTAAATTAGCCTCTTTTAGTGAATGGGAACCGATTAATCATGGAATTATCGAACAATCCACCCAGCATCAATCGGTGTCTAAACCAGATGGAGAATTGGCCGATGTAGCTGCAAACTATATTCATGAACATCCAGATTTAAAACTGATGTTTGTTGAATTTAGTACACCAGATGCTGCCGGACATGAGCATGGGTACGGGACTGGATCTTATTTGGAGAGTATTACCGAAACAGACGGCTATGTGGGTGTATTGATTGATGCCATTCAGAATGCCGGACTGTTGCAGAGCAGTTTAATCATCATTACTTCGGATCATGGAGGTGGAGGAGATCAACTTTATTCCCACGGCAGTAATCATCCCCAGGATATGACCGTTTTTTGGGGATGCCATGGACCTGGGATTAATCAAGAGGCACAACTTGACGAAGGCTTTAGGAATATGGATACTGCGGCTATCGTACTTCATGCTTTTGGCTTAGAGATACCAAAACAATATGATGCTAAGCTGCCAAGTGGGTTGTTTTTCGAATAA
- a CDS encoding extracellular solute-binding protein, translated as MKKSLKLLLTCTFSVILLLSACSSGNGEKKKSSKSANVEINKEGFPIVDEKIELTMMGPSTGLAEWKDMVVLQKYEEMTNIHFRFDTPPVSDFQTKLNLAFASGDIADVIYGAGSNNLTPGMEVDYGEQGILIPLENLIDKYAPNIKKMFEKNPDLLRSVTTVDGHIYSLPRVSKGPTASWKMGPMWYNGQWLDALGVKELPKTTDEFYELLKRFKTDDPNGNGKADEIPLSDVKEQHTRAWLMGAFGLKEWGIDEINGKVRYTPITDNYKEYITFMNKLFKEELLDPEVFSQSSEQKKAKGQENRLGLFQDWFSFFTTGESEEDADNNPMFYPLTSSFSDEPVIPRNPAIARGTFSITKNNSNPEATIRWIDYFYSQEGFEFLAQGPEGYLWEWIDEEAGTKKWLDAPEGYKTSEDYRGTLTPNYGISAPGLVVPIGGKEDTDFDKFIGSETKEKIEPYAEVPFPLVYLTKEEQKKINTIEVDLQSYVEQMEAKFITGVEPLSNWDKYVQTIQKMNIDEYIKIYQDAYDRWANS; from the coding sequence ATGAAGAAATCATTAAAGCTACTCCTTACATGCACATTTTCAGTGATATTGCTGCTAAGTGCTTGTTCATCAGGAAATGGAGAAAAAAAGAAATCGTCAAAATCTGCAAATGTTGAGATAAATAAAGAAGGATTTCCGATTGTCGATGAAAAAATAGAATTGACCATGATGGGACCTAGCACTGGACTTGCAGAATGGAAAGACATGGTTGTATTGCAAAAGTACGAAGAGATGACTAATATTCATTTTCGATTTGATACACCGCCAGTTAGTGATTTTCAAACAAAGTTAAATTTGGCATTCGCCAGTGGGGATATAGCCGATGTCATCTATGGTGCGGGTTCAAACAATTTAACTCCGGGAATGGAAGTTGATTATGGAGAACAAGGAATTTTAATTCCTTTAGAAAATCTTATTGATAAATATGCCCCAAATATAAAAAAAATGTTTGAAAAAAATCCTGATTTACTGAGATCAGTGACAACAGTTGATGGCCATATCTATTCATTACCAAGAGTTTCTAAGGGACCCACCGCCAGCTGGAAGATGGGACCAATGTGGTATAATGGACAGTGGCTGGACGCTTTGGGAGTTAAAGAACTGCCTAAAACAACAGATGAATTTTATGAATTATTAAAGCGCTTTAAAACGGATGATCCGAATGGGAATGGCAAAGCTGACGAAATCCCGTTGTCTGATGTCAAAGAGCAGCATACTCGTGCATGGCTGATGGGTGCTTTTGGTTTGAAAGAATGGGGTATTGATGAAATCAATGGAAAAGTAAGATATACCCCAATAACTGATAATTATAAAGAATATATTACATTTATGAATAAACTTTTTAAGGAAGAACTGCTGGACCCAGAAGTATTCTCTCAATCAAGTGAGCAGAAAAAAGCAAAGGGACAAGAAAATAGATTAGGATTGTTCCAAGATTGGTTTTCATTCTTTACTACAGGCGAATCAGAAGAAGACGCAGATAATAATCCGATGTTTTACCCGTTAACTAGTTCTTTTTCCGATGAACCAGTTATACCACGCAATCCAGCAATTGCAAGGGGAACTTTCTCAATCACTAAAAATAACTCTAATCCGGAAGCAACGATTAGGTGGATTGATTATTTTTATTCACAGGAAGGATTTGAATTTTTAGCTCAGGGACCTGAAGGTTATCTTTGGGAGTGGATAGATGAAGAAGCAGGCACTAAAAAGTGGCTCGATGCACCAGAAGGTTATAAAACATCTGAAGATTATCGGGGAACATTAACACCTAATTATGGGATTTCTGCACCTGGCCTAGTTGTTCCTATTGGTGGAAAAGAAGACACAGATTTTGACAAGTTTATTGGTTCCGAAACAAAAGAAAAAATTGAACCATATGCAGAAGTGCCATTTCCTCTCGTTTATTTAACGAAAGAGGAACAGAAGAAAATCAATACCATTGAGGTAGACCTGCAATCGTATGTAGAGCAAATGGAAGCAAAATTCATCACTGGTGTAGAACCGTTATCTAATTGGGATAAATATGTGCAAACGATCCAGAAAATGAATATCGATGAATATATAAAGATTTATCAAGACGCTTACGACCGTTGGGCAAATAGTTAG
- a CDS encoding carbohydrate ABC transporter permease, with protein sequence MAKKKTAIRESNSDRLFLAGVYLFLFIVLVVILLPLLNIVSSSFSHPSAVVAGKVWLFPVDFSLAGYKAVFNNPNILIGFRNSLFYTVLGTLVNVVLTVMIAYPLSRKTVYGRGLIMAILVFTMLFDGGLIPYYLVVKSLGLLNTPWAMILPGALAVFQVIIARTFFQTTIPDDLFEAAEIDGCTDFRFITSVVLPLSKPIIAVMTLMYAVGHWNAYFQALIFLRDPNLFPLQLILREILVLNTIDPSMLANVDQVLAQSGLKEQLKYALIVVASVPVLVIYPFVQKHFAKGVMIGSLKG encoded by the coding sequence ATGGCTAAGAAAAAAACTGCAATTCGTGAATCAAACAGCGATCGTCTATTTCTTGCTGGTGTATATTTGTTTTTATTTATTGTATTAGTAGTTATACTTCTACCTTTACTTAATATTGTCAGTTCCTCCTTTAGTCACCCAAGTGCAGTCGTAGCAGGAAAGGTTTGGCTGTTCCCAGTTGATTTTTCGCTAGCAGGATATAAAGCGGTATTCAACAACCCAAATATATTAATTGGTTTTAGGAACTCACTATTTTATACGGTGCTTGGTACACTAGTTAATGTCGTTTTGACAGTCATGATTGCTTATCCATTATCACGAAAGACGGTTTACGGGCGGGGTCTAATTATGGCAATACTCGTCTTTACAATGTTATTTGATGGCGGACTTATTCCCTATTACCTTGTTGTAAAATCATTGGGATTACTTAATACGCCATGGGCGATGATTTTACCTGGGGCACTAGCTGTATTTCAAGTGATTATTGCTAGAACATTTTTCCAAACTACGATACCGGATGACCTCTTTGAAGCAGCAGAAATCGATGGTTGTACGGACTTTCGCTTTATTACAAGCGTGGTTTTGCCCTTGTCAAAACCTATTATTGCGGTAATGACCCTAATGTATGCGGTTGGGCATTGGAATGCCTATTTCCAAGCGTTGATTTTCCTAAGGGATCCAAACTTATTTCCGTTGCAACTAATTCTTCGAGAAATTCTCGTTTTAAATACAATTGACCCTTCAATGTTGGCAAATGTTGATCAAGTGCTTGCTCAGTCTGGTTTAAAAGAGCAGCTTAAATATGCATTAATAGTTGTAGCCAGTGTACCTGTTCTTGTGATTTATCCATTTGTTCAGAAGCACTTTGCAAAAGGTGTGATGATTGGTTCGTTAAAAGGATAG
- a CDS encoding ABC transporter permease — translation MTPEKAILEKNAHHLFNNRKRKTNWKLAKKHWQLYLLMLLPLASLIIFKYVPMLGSVIAFKDYNVIKGIMGSEWVGFKYFTQFFNLPHFWTIIGNTLGLSLYGLLIGFPAPILLALALNEVRQGLFKKSVQMVTYAPYFISTVIMVSIIIVALSPNTGIVNSILGIFGVDPKNFMGEPGLFKSIYVFSDVWQHTGYGAIIYLAALAGVNPEFYEAAKMDGASRIQKILNIDLPSILPVTVILLILNIGNMMAIGFEKIYLMQNSLNVQTSEVISTYVYKVGLLESNFSFSAAVGLFNSVVNLILLVLVNYIAKKVSKNSLW, via the coding sequence ATGACACCAGAGAAAGCAATACTTGAGAAAAATGCGCATCATCTGTTTAATAACCGAAAAAGAAAAACAAACTGGAAATTAGCGAAGAAACATTGGCAACTTTATTTATTAATGTTGCTACCATTGGCTTCCCTTATCATCTTTAAATACGTTCCGATGCTTGGTAGCGTAATTGCATTTAAAGACTACAACGTCATAAAAGGAATAATGGGTAGTGAGTGGGTTGGTTTCAAATACTTTACGCAATTTTTTAATCTACCTCACTTTTGGACTATTATCGGTAACACGCTTGGGTTAAGCCTTTACGGACTGCTAATAGGTTTTCCGGCACCAATCTTATTGGCACTTGCTTTAAATGAGGTACGCCAAGGACTTTTTAAAAAGTCGGTTCAGATGGTTACATATGCGCCTTATTTTATTTCAACAGTTATTATGGTTTCGATCATTATCGTTGCTTTGTCTCCTAATACCGGAATCGTCAACAGTATACTTGGCATATTTGGGGTGGACCCAAAGAACTTTATGGGCGAACCAGGTCTATTTAAATCAATTTATGTGTTTTCCGACGTTTGGCAACACACGGGGTATGGAGCAATTATTTATCTTGCAGCTTTGGCAGGTGTCAACCCTGAATTTTATGAAGCAGCCAAAATGGATGGCGCCTCAAGAATTCAAAAGATTTTGAATATAGACCTACCTAGCATCCTCCCAGTGACTGTCATTCTCCTTATCTTAAATATTGGGAATATGATGGCGATCGGATTTGAAAAGATTTACCTGATGCAAAATTCATTGAATGTCCAAACGTCAGAAGTTATTTCAACCTATGTATATAAAGTAGGGTTATTAGAATCTAATTTTAGCTTCTCAGCAGCAGTAGGATTATTCAATTCAGTGGTCAATTTAATTTTACTAGTATTAGTCAATTATATTGCGAAAAAAGTATCGAAAAACAGTCTATGGTAA
- a CDS encoding helix-turn-helix domain-containing protein, which produces MNHNWFRRMLMAYTPVFFIVIFILFLIFFQALNDQSRQEALNINESLAGQAYRYVDRSLKEIDHKVLRESLINESFQHFLNEQGMSNVPVNLEALKSLQELKINYPIIDSVYLVRYSDQSVLSLGMMGKVSDFGDKLFINDYIEHHTSHWTDTRLYREFSKQSKREVVSLTRPVPFYSKSKGLIVVNVSLDSLRNGIQEMYDPEVSFVRLIDRKGTDLNNEEAIQVKEQVLTRLTSDYYGWTIESGLIQSNLSRIMESINIIWILISILVVFTGVIWIIYITKKAYKPLEQLVGKIHSYSKESLQGQPISSHQNEFTFIDYTLNQMLEQSNRYDQERDEVLVLRRKYGFEKLLKNIGAFPDWEEEMAKIGLPHTFHPSVVFMVEMDQYSEWEKQLKTEQMLQLKIITEEVVSQIDDETVSILWCGWANESRLVGIAKISDVDRDPYQHFMKYKNQIRDHSAFTVTIGFSRLILIPEDLRKAYREAEDALAYKAVMGLDQVIRYQESTYTEVDVYTHLKIANEVVLAYRMSADSWREQYRQLFTQIRKTKLRKEELVNIMNFFVYHLERERHMFPQEIQKKWSEHVLPGLTVQLEQFDTIEELEGNIFQILDGMSNEIVTFRQAKNYHQVLLEIKIYMEKNYDKVELSLDHLSEIFEMPGKNISKLFKEEFGEKFVNFLIRIRMERAEELLQSTNDTIVEISEQVGYISANSFTRVFRKVYGTSPGEYRKIKQNL; this is translated from the coding sequence ATGAACCATAATTGGTTTCGTCGCATGCTGATGGCGTATACGCCTGTTTTTTTTATTGTCATTTTTATTTTATTCCTTATTTTCTTTCAAGCATTAAATGATCAGAGCAGGCAAGAAGCATTGAATATTAATGAATCATTGGCTGGACAAGCCTACCGTTATGTTGATCGTAGTTTAAAAGAAATAGATCATAAAGTGCTAAGAGAATCTTTGATTAATGAAAGCTTTCAGCATTTTTTAAACGAACAGGGTATGTCTAATGTTCCTGTTAATCTGGAAGCGCTAAAATCACTGCAGGAACTGAAGATCAACTACCCGATTATTGATTCCGTATATCTTGTGCGTTACAGTGATCAGTCAGTTTTGAGTCTAGGGATGATGGGGAAAGTATCGGACTTTGGTGACAAGTTATTTATCAATGATTATATTGAACATCACACCTCTCATTGGACAGATACGCGTTTATATCGAGAATTTTCAAAACAAAGCAAGAGAGAAGTTGTATCTCTTACTCGCCCCGTACCCTTTTATAGCAAATCTAAAGGATTAATTGTCGTAAATGTCAGTCTCGACAGCTTGAGGAATGGAATTCAGGAGATGTACGATCCTGAAGTAAGCTTTGTTCGGCTCATTGATCGTAAAGGGACAGATCTGAATAATGAAGAGGCTATTCAAGTTAAAGAGCAGGTACTTACTCGTTTGACCTCAGACTATTACGGCTGGACAATAGAAAGTGGTCTTATTCAGAGCAATTTGAGCCGAATCATGGAATCTATCAATATAATATGGATACTTATCTCCATACTTGTTGTGTTTACAGGCGTCATCTGGATTATTTATATTACAAAAAAGGCCTACAAACCGTTGGAGCAACTTGTAGGAAAAATCCATTCGTACTCTAAAGAATCTTTGCAGGGACAACCTATTTCTTCTCATCAGAATGAATTCACGTTTATTGACTATACATTGAATCAAATGTTAGAGCAATCAAACCGCTATGATCAGGAACGAGACGAGGTCTTGGTGTTGCGTAGAAAATATGGATTTGAAAAACTATTAAAAAATATAGGCGCTTTCCCGGATTGGGAAGAAGAAATGGCCAAAATTGGATTACCACATACGTTCCATCCGTCCGTCGTATTTATGGTAGAAATGGATCAATATAGTGAATGGGAGAAGCAACTGAAAACAGAACAAATGTTGCAATTAAAGATAATCACTGAGGAGGTCGTATCCCAAATCGATGATGAAACAGTATCCATCCTTTGGTGTGGATGGGCAAATGAGTCTCGATTAGTTGGGATTGCAAAAATTTCGGATGTAGATAGGGACCCTTATCAGCATTTTATGAAATATAAAAATCAGATAAGAGATCATTCAGCATTCACTGTAACGATTGGTTTTAGTAGATTAATACTAATCCCTGAAGATCTTCGCAAAGCGTATCGAGAGGCAGAAGATGCGTTGGCATATAAAGCAGTCATGGGACTAGATCAAGTTATCCGATATCAAGAATCAACGTATACTGAAGTGGATGTGTATACTCATTTAAAAATTGCCAATGAAGTTGTCTTAGCATATAGGATGAGTGCGGATAGTTGGCGGGAGCAATATCGGCAACTGTTTACACAGATCCGTAAAACGAAGTTAAGGAAAGAAGAGTTAGTTAACATTATGAACTTTTTTGTTTATCATTTAGAAAGGGAGAGGCATATGTTTCCCCAGGAAATACAGAAAAAATGGAGTGAACATGTGCTGCCAGGGTTAACTGTCCAGCTTGAGCAGTTTGATACGATCGAAGAGTTAGAAGGCAACATATTTCAAATTCTAGATGGAATGTCTAATGAAATTGTAACCTTTAGACAAGCAAAGAACTATCATCAAGTGCTGCTGGAGATCAAGATATATATGGAAAAAAACTACGATAAGGTAGAGCTTTCCCTAGATCATTTAAGTGAAATTTTTGAAATGCCAGGGAAAAATATAAGTAAGTTATTTAAAGAGGAGTTCGGTGAGAAGTTTGTAAACTTCTTGATAAGAATTAGGATGGAGCGTGCAGAGGAACTGTTACAATCAACAAATGATACGATAGTTGAAATTAGTGAACAAGTTGGCTATATTAGTGCTAATTCATTTACGAGAGTTTTCCGTAAAGTATATGGAACATCTCCAGGAGAATACAGAAAGATAAAGCAAAACTTATAA
- a CDS encoding carbohydrate ABC transporter permease: MGNAIKETKKDKVFKVLNYTFLTLAMGFVLYPLIYIVSASISAPSAVNSGDMWLFPKEITFDGYKLIFDNNNIWKGYLNTIFYTVLGTLINLAITIPAAYALSRKDFAGRNFFMGMFVLTMFFSGGLIPTYLVVKNVGLIDTIWAMVLPNAAAVWNIIVARVFFQTSIPKELEESAIIDGCSNFTMFIKIILPLSAPIIAVMALFYGVGHWNGYFNALIYLSDKTLYPLQLVLREILVLQEMSSQSTEMTGSMAEAMHSKQQLAAVIKYGVMIVSSLPIIIVYPFLQRYFVKGVMIGSLKG, encoded by the coding sequence ATGGGGAATGCAATAAAAGAAACAAAAAAAGATAAAGTATTTAAAGTATTAAATTATACGTTCTTAACTCTTGCAATGGGCTTTGTTCTTTATCCTTTAATCTATATTGTAAGTGCTTCAATAAGTGCTCCATCAGCTGTAAATTCAGGAGATATGTGGCTTTTTCCAAAAGAAATAACTTTTGACGGATATAAGCTTATTTTTGACAATAATAACATTTGGAAAGGATACTTAAATACCATTTTTTATACTGTTCTTGGTACATTAATTAATTTAGCTATTACCATTCCGGCAGCATATGCCCTTTCACGAAAAGATTTTGCGGGCAGAAATTTCTTCATGGGAATGTTTGTACTTACGATGTTCTTTAGTGGAGGGCTAATTCCAACATATTTAGTCGTAAAAAACGTGGGTCTTATCGACACTATATGGGCTATGGTTTTACCAAATGCTGCAGCTGTTTGGAATATCATCGTCGCACGAGTGTTTTTTCAAACATCAATCCCGAAAGAACTGGAAGAATCCGCAATTATTGACGGTTGCTCCAATTTCACAATGTTTATAAAAATTATCTTGCCTTTATCTGCTCCAATCATAGCTGTTATGGCACTTTTTTACGGAGTTGGCCACTGGAATGGGTACTTTAACGCATTAATTTATCTATCTGATAAGACTTTGTATCCACTTCAATTGGTTTTAAGGGAAATTCTTGTATTACAGGAAATGTCATCGCAATCAACAGAAATGACCGGTAGCATGGCTGAAGCAATGCATAGTAAACAGCAGTTGGCAGCGGTTATCAAATATGGAGTGATGATTGTATCCTCCTTACCTATTATCATCGTCTATCCATTTCTCCAACGCTATTTTGTTAAGGGAGTGATGATTGGATCACTTAAAGGTTAA
- a CDS encoding ABC transporter permease, which translates to MSTSLATDPQQRKKLKRQTSKSLYRKVLQNWQLYIFVLPAFLYFLIFHYIPMYGVQIAFKDFIPTLGIWDSEWVGFEHFTRFFKSFYFWDLIKNTLGISVYELIIGFPLPIILALSLNEAKDGLYKRTVQTVTYAPHFISVVVMAGMIISFLSPTTGLINHIIQLFGFEPIPFMTDPKWFKTVYVLSGVWQSAGWGTIIYLAVLSGVSPEHHEAAIVDGATRLQRILHINIPAIVPTMVILLILNVGNIMAMGFEKILLLQNALNLESSNVIATFVYESGLLNAQYSFAAAVGLFNAVINAVLLVMVNRIARKTSETSLW; encoded by the coding sequence ATGAGCACGAGTTTAGCTACTGATCCACAGCAAAGGAAAAAACTTAAAAGACAAACGTCTAAATCATTATATAGAAAAGTCTTGCAAAATTGGCAATTATACATATTTGTTTTGCCGGCTTTCTTATATTTTTTGATCTTTCACTACATTCCAATGTACGGAGTCCAAATTGCGTTTAAAGATTTCATTCCGACATTGGGAATATGGGATAGCGAATGGGTAGGATTTGAACATTTTACTAGATTTTTTAAGTCGTTTTATTTTTGGGATTTAATTAAGAATACACTAGGAATTAGTGTATATGAGCTAATTATTGGTTTTCCGTTACCGATTATTTTGGCCTTGTCATTAAATGAAGCTAAGGATGGTTTATATAAGAGAACAGTGCAAACTGTAACATATGCACCGCATTTTATATCCGTTGTTGTTATGGCCGGAATGATCATCTCTTTTCTATCCCCAACAACAGGTCTTATCAATCATATAATACAACTGTTCGGTTTTGAGCCTATTCCGTTTATGACAGATCCCAAATGGTTTAAAACAGTATATGTATTATCAGGTGTATGGCAAAGCGCCGGTTGGGGAACTATTATTTATTTGGCTGTTCTTTCAGGTGTAAGTCCTGAGCATCATGAAGCAGCTATTGTAGATGGAGCAACCCGTCTTCAGCGTATTCTGCATATTAACATACCTGCAATTGTTCCAACAATGGTGATTCTGCTGATTTTAAACGTAGGAAATATAATGGCCATGGGCTTTGAAAAAATATTGTTATTGCAAAATGCTCTCAATCTTGAATCTTCAAATGTCATCGCAACATTTGTTTATGAGTCAGGTTTATTGAATGCTCAATATAGTTTTGCAGCAGCGGTAGGTTTGTTCAATGCAGTTATTAACGCCGTATTACTTGTAATGGTAAACCGAATCGCAAGGAAGACAAGTGAAACGAGTCTATGGTAA
- a CDS encoding ABC transporter substrate-binding protein, whose product MKKKAILFIGIIAMMMIFLVACSSNEKTGESEKNASKEDVSVNPVGKLPIVDETMTLRMFAPQYASIENMDTNLYTKWLEEKTNIHIDWDLVPNDALNDRKQLMLASGDYPEVILHGTLTPDEQMRYGEQGVFLPLNDLIDKYAPNVKKAMESLDYLSKSITAPDGNIYSIPMVNECYHCTYPNKYWMNKTWLDNLGLEVPTTTDELYTVLKAFKEKDPNGNGKADEVPLTAATEETMWGGTFAAYLMNPFIYNDADTFLRVKDKKVSLAANTDEWKEGLRFMNKLYSEGLIDMGAFTQNADAVNQLANRDPDNIMGSITTALLSYALSPDDKTPRHKEYVTVAPLKGPEGVQQANVQESVTSGQFALTNKATEAQQIAAIRLVDFLFTEEAVLLQEYGPEGSGWRKAEEGELDYNGKQAKYTQLPVEAAQTHNNGWEQIGPSLRTFEYRASFTAPEDPLSNDGYGTRLHQETKENYEPYGTTEAYPKGIFINLEDSSEAAQLKTTISDYIESNLAQFVTGTQDIDKDWNKYIKGFKGLQLERYLEIYQEAFDR is encoded by the coding sequence ATGAAAAAGAAGGCAATTTTGTTTATTGGTATTATAGCAATGATGATGATATTTCTTGTAGCTTGTAGTTCGAATGAGAAGACTGGTGAAAGTGAAAAAAATGCAAGCAAAGAGGATGTGTCAGTAAATCCGGTTGGAAAATTACCGATTGTAGACGAAACAATGACACTTCGGATGTTTGCGCCTCAATATGCAAGTATTGAGAATATGGATACAAACTTGTATACGAAATGGCTAGAAGAAAAGACAAATATACACATTGATTGGGATCTTGTCCCAAATGATGCATTGAATGATCGTAAGCAATTAATGCTTGCAAGCGGTGATTACCCAGAAGTCATCCTTCACGGAACTCTAACACCAGATGAGCAAATGAGATATGGTGAACAAGGTGTATTTTTACCATTGAATGACCTGATTGACAAGTACGCCCCAAATGTAAAAAAGGCAATGGAGTCACTTGATTATTTATCTAAATCGATTACAGCGCCTGATGGAAATATATACTCAATCCCAATGGTGAATGAATGCTATCATTGTACGTACCCAAATAAATATTGGATGAACAAAACATGGCTCGATAATTTAGGACTTGAAGTGCCAACAACGACAGATGAATTATATACCGTATTAAAGGCATTTAAAGAAAAAGATCCGAATGGAAATGGAAAAGCAGATGAAGTTCCGTTAACAGCTGCAACGGAAGAAACAATGTGGGGGGGCACTTTTGCAGCCTATCTGATGAATCCATTTATTTATAATGACGCTGATACCTTCCTTCGTGTTAAAGACAAAAAAGTTTCTTTAGCGGCGAATACGGATGAGTGGAAAGAAGGCCTCCGCTTTATGAATAAATTATATTCTGAAGGGCTTATAGATATGGGTGCATTTACACAAAATGCGGATGCTGTTAATCAACTCGCAAATCGTGATCCAGATAATATTATGGGTTCAATAACAACAGCGCTGCTAAGCTATGCACTTTCACCGGATGATAAAACACCACGACATAAGGAATATGTAACAGTGGCACCATTAAAAGGACCTGAAGGTGTACAACAAGCAAATGTTCAAGAAAGTGTAACAAGTGGCCAATTTGCATTGACGAATAAGGCTACGGAAGCGCAACAAATCGCAGCGATTAGACTAGTCGACTTCCTCTTTACAGAAGAAGCCGTACTGTTACAAGAATATGGACCAGAAGGTTCGGGATGGCGCAAAGCAGAAGAAGGAGAGCTTGACTATAATGGAAAACAAGCGAAATATACTCAACTTCCTGTAGAAGCGGCTCAAACCCATAATAACGGATGGGAGCAAATTGGTCCTTCCTTACGTACATTCGAGTACCGAGCATCATTTACAGCTCCAGAAGATCCGCTATCTAACGATGGTTACGGAACTAGACTTCATCAAGAGACAAAAGAAAATTATGAACCTTATGGGACAACTGAAGCATATCCAAAAGGAATATTCATCAATTTGGAAGATTCCAGTGAAGCTGCTCAGTTAAAGACAACAATTTCCGACTACATCGAGTCAAATCTAGCCCAATTCGTAACAGGCACTCAGGATATCGATAAGGATTGGAATAAATATATTAAAGGCTTCAAAGGGCTTCAACTAGAACGATATTTAGAGATCTATCAGGAAGCATTTGATCGTTAA